Genomic window (Thermanaeromonas sp. C210):
CCACTTAATTTAGGCTGCCTTTACTAAACTGCGTAGGTTTTCTCCTTTCTTTTCTCGTATCCTCCCTAGCGCCATGGCCAGCATCACCGCTAACGCTAGAGCGCATGTTAAACTCATCTTCTTTAATCCTCGAATAAAGTGTTGCTCAAAACCAAAACTCTGGTCTAATCGGCTGTTTACTCGCTCCACCGCTGTACGCTTCTTGTAAAGTTCCTCCCAGCGGTAGCTGGAACGTGCTAGCGGCGTGAACACCCTCCGGTCTTCCTTAAGGGGTATCCGAATACTGCTCTTAACCGGACATTTATCTATTCCCTTGCATCTTAACCCATAATGCCTGGCCGGACAGCGGTATTTTAATGTTTCCCGGTCCTTCTCAAATCCTCCATAGGCCATCTCCCTCTTTATCCCCGTCTCCGGACAGTAACAGTATACTTTCCCCTTATAGTCGTATACTACGCTCTCCTGCCCCGCTATTAGTTTAGTTTCTTCCCCGTCTTTCCATTGGTTCCTTATGTCTATGACCGGCTTTATTTGATACTCTTCCCATAGCTCGATGATTAGTTCTGTGGAGTCGTAGGCCTTGTCTGCTGTAAGATATTTAATCCTTTCAAAGGTCCCCGGTGCCTTCTCTTTTACCCTCTCCAGAAGCTTGGGCGCCTCTTTTACTTCGCTCGCCGACGCCTTGGTAACTTTAAACCCTAGAGGCAGTTCGTATAGGGCATCTACTATTAGGTGCAGCCGAAATCCAAACCATTTCACTACTTTTTCCCACTGGCTGCCGTCTTCCCTCTTACCCCGGTAAACCTTACACCCCCAGTCTGCATCTTGTTCCCGCCGACCGTCAGGTCTAAGCTCCCCCACTTTTTCCTTCTTCCTCCCACGACTTAAGCTCGCCAAGGCTTTGCCGTCTATGGCCGCTACTTCTCCAAAACCCGGTAGTTCCTCCCTTAGCTCCTCTACCAGCCGGTAAAATATTTCTTCGACCTTCTCTTCTTTCTTAAGCAGTTTCCCCAAAAACCGGCTGTATACCCATGACGGCGGTACGGCTTTTTCTCCCTTCGTTAGGTCAAATCCGCATAGCTCTCGTAATTGGGCATTACGCCAAAGTTCCCGCCTTAAACTTTCTATCGAAGGATGTTGGTATACTATCCCTGCCAGTACAGAGTTCCATACGGCCCTTATGGGATAGTCATCCCGCCCATTCGCCCGTTCCTTCTCCAGTTCCACCATCAATTCTTCGTCCGGCATGTATTCAAGTACTAGCCTAAGTCGTTCGAGCTCCCCTAAATTTTCGATTTCCCTCCACCCAAAAAGCCTCTGTTGTGGTATAATAGCCATGGATGACCCTCCTTTGTTTGGTTGGTTTGGTCTTACTTAACAGATTCGCTCTGAAGGAGGGTCATCCTCTTTTTTGGGGTCAATTTTTTAATTCCTTAAACCCAATCCCCCTCAACCCCAACCAAATTCATGCCTTTCCCGGGGTAAAATTTTTTCCCCCAATCCCTTCATACCTTCACCTTTCTTATTTCCGCGTCAGCGCAGATGGCTCTAATTAATTGCCTCAAAAAAAATCCAAAGGTTGGAACAGTGGGTCCTCAGCAAGTGTTCCCCGATGGCAAGTGGCAAAGGAGCTACGGAGATATACCAGGGCCTTTGAGTAGCATTAAAAACATTTTAGGCATCACCAGCAGCAAGCACCTGCTGAAGGCACTAACATGGCCTTGGTTTCGCTGGGATAGAAAACCCCGGGAAGTGGGATATATCGATGGTGCAGTGATGGCTATTCGACGGGAAGCTTTCGAAGCTGTAGGGGGCTTTGATGAGGATTTCTTCTTTTACGGTGAAGATGTGGATTTTTGTATGCGACTTCGCAAGGCAGGTTGGAAGGTTGTTTTTCTTCCCGAAGCAAAGGTAATCCATGTGCGCGGGGGAAGCTCTACTAAAGTCTGTCCTGACGATAGATTTTTAAAACTTCAGGTTCAGAGCAACATGCTGTTTTTGAGAAAGCATTACCCAGAGTGGAAGATACACCTTACTTTGATATTGCAGCTGATTTACTGCAAATTGCGGAAATTTACAAGTTACCTGTTGTCCTTTCTTCCTTCTAAAAAGGCGCACGAGTTTTTCAAGGTAAGAGAAAGAGTGTTTGAGACTCTCTCTATTTTGTGGGCAGAACAGTTAAGGCAATTCAAATCTACGATTTAAAGTGGTGGGGAAAATGAGTAAAAAATTGAGTGTCCTTCTGCTAGATGGCCTGTGTATGAGTCCTTGGTATGATTTTTACCTTTACAAGGCCCTGTGTGCATATGCTAATGTAATTTTGGGGTGTATCACATTCCATCTTGATAAGGATTTTTTTAAAAAGAACAATGTCAAAAACTACCCTGGCCCTCTTGATATTGTGGCTCGCTTGGGGATCCGGGGTAAATTGACGCGTCAGCTTTTAAAAGCCTTTGAGTACTATTTTAACTTAATTTTTTGGGTAATTCGATTTTGTTTGCGCCCCATGGATATTGTTCATATCCAGTGGTTGCCTCTTATCACTGTTTTACCTTTCGAGTTGTGGTTTATAAAAGTACTTAAAAAAAGGGGAATCAAAATAGTTTATACGGTGCATAATGTCCTTCCCCACGATACGAGCTTGAAGTACCGAGAAGTTTTCAAACGGGTCTACCATGAGGTTGATGCACTGATATGCCATACAGAGCAGGCAAGGAAGGAATTAATAAGTGGTTTTAATGTTCCGGAACAGAAAATTTGGGTGATTCCACATGGTCCCTTGTTCCATGATCGCCCTAAAATAGAGCAAGAAGAGGCTAAAGCCCGCTTGAACCTAGCAGGTAAAAACGTGGTTCTGCATTTTGGAAGTCTCAGGCCCTACAAGGGCACGGAGTTCCTACTTCAAGCTTGGGAGTGGGTCGCGAAGGCTCATCCTAAAGCCATACTGCTTCTAGCTGGGCATGGCGAACCGTCGTATCTTGAAGAGATTCGACGTTTAATTGCAAGGCTGGAAATTCAAAAGCAGGTGAGGTGTGACTTTAGGTATATACCAGATGAGGAATTGCCTGTATATTACCAGGCCGCGGATATTGTTGTTTACCCCTATAGGGATATTACCCAAAGCGGTGCCCTTCTTACGGGGATGGCCTTCGGAAAGGCAATTGTCGCCACAGCGGTTGGAGGATTTAAAGAGACAATCATTTCTGGGAAAACAGGACTGCTTGTTTCCTATGGAGATGTTAGAGGGCTGGCCAATGCACTTAATGAGTTAATAGATAACCCAGTAAAGCGAGAACAATTAGGAAGAGAAGTAAGCTTTTACCTAAAGCAACATTATTCGTGGGAGGCAATCGCTAAGAAAACTCTCGATTGTTATGAATGTATTTTGCGAGAGAAAACTTGATGACATTTTGGTGACATTCTTTGTAAAAAGCTACAAATCTGCGTGTCTTAGAAGCTATGGTATGCCCATCTCCTATCCGAGGTTAGGGGATATCCCTAAAAATAGTGTACGGTGGAAAAAGTTTTCTTGTAGAACAGGCGAACCATAGAGCATTGGCAAAAGCCTATATGTGTGACTGTTAGCGACAGCCTTACTGGAAATTATTACCGCTCCTTCCATAAAGGTGAAAACGGCTTAAAAAACGCGAAAGAGGACTCTACTGAAATTCCATGACGTCTAGGACATGCTCCCTAAGGACTATAAAGACTAAAGGGGAAAATCTCTGTGCACAAAGCCTCAGCAGTGATCATGGCCGGTGGCCGGGGGGAGAGGTTCTGGCCTTACAGCCGTACTGACTATCCCAAGCAGTTCCTGCAAGTAGTCGGGGAAGGTACCCTCCTGCAGCAAGCAGTACGACGGGCACTAAGGCTGGTACCTTTGGAAGAGCTATACATAGTCACCAGCCAAGAGCTGGTAGATGCCGTAAGGCAGCAGGTACCAGAGATAAATTCCAGAAACATTATCCTAGAGCCCGTAGGCCGGGATACGGCACCTTGCATTGGCCTAGCGGCCCTCTACCTTGCCCGCCAGGACCCAGAGCAGGTCATGATAGTGCTGCCGGCAGACCACTTTATACCCGATGAAGCTCGCTTCGCCGATACCCTGCACATGGCTAAAGAACTAGCTGGTAGCACTGATTGTCTAGTCACCATAGGTATCTGCCCCACCCGGCCGGAGACAGGTTACGGCTATATCCGCCTGGGCGAGTCCTACCCAGGGGAATGGGGAAAGCCCGTGTTCTGGGTGAAGGAATTTACCGAGAAGCCAGATCTCGAAAAAGCCCTTACCTTTTTGAGTACTAACCAGTACCTCTGGAACAGCGGCATGTTTATCTGGAAGGTAAGGGTGATACTTAAAGCCATCGAGCGTTACTTACCCGAACTCTTCCAGGGGTTAAAGCGTATAGAAGCTCACCTGGGAAGCGAGAGGGAAGCCCAAATACTGGCCCAAGAATTCCCTAGGCTTCCCCGCATATCCATCGATTACGGCGTGATGGAGAAGGCAGATAAAGTTTTGGTGATCCCCGGGGACTTTGCCTGGGACGACCTGGGGACCTGGACGGCCCTGGAAAGAGTATGCGAGCTTGACGGGCAGGGCAACCTCTTGCAAGCCCAAGCTGTGCTTATGGACACCGAAGGTAGCGTCATACGAGCCCAGAAAGAAGACAAACTAGTCGTCGCCTTCGGGGTAAAGAACGCCCTCATCATTGACACCGAAGATGTGCTGCTGGTAGCCGATAAATCCCGCGCCCCCCAGCTAAAAGAGGTCATCCTGGAGCTTAAACGCCGTGGCTTAGAACAGTATTTAACCTCCAAAACCACAAGCAGCGGGGAAAGGGCCAGGCCCCAGGATTTGGGGCTGGCCTTCCTAGAGAACGGAACCTTTCCCCATTGCCCTGTACAAGAAAAGCCCTGGGGGCGGGAGGTATGGTGGAGCGTGACTGAAAAATATGTGGGCAAGGTGATATACGTCCGGGGAGGGCATTCTTTAAGCCGCCAGTACCACCGCCTAAAGCAAGAGACCATGATGTTCCTCTCTGGAGAAGGGATCTTAGAGCTAGGGGAAGAGAAGATCTCCATTTACCCCGGATTAATTGTAGATATTTTACCAGGCACTATACATAGAGTTTCGGCCACTACCGATATTACTTTCCTAGAGGTATCCACACCCGAACTAGATGACGTAGTGCGGCTGCAAGACGAATACGGAAGGGTAGGGTAGAAGAGAATGAATCCCATAGTTTTCCGCGCTTATGATATAAGGGGCAAGGCTGAGGTAGACTTTCCCCCAGAGGAAGTAAAACTTTTGGGCCGGGCGCTGGCCACTTACTTTAAAAGCCGGGGAGAAAAGGA
Coding sequences:
- a CDS encoding mannose-1-phosphate guanylyltransferase, which translates into the protein MHKASAVIMAGGRGERFWPYSRTDYPKQFLQVVGEGTLLQQAVRRALRLVPLEELYIVTSQELVDAVRQQVPEINSRNIILEPVGRDTAPCIGLAALYLARQDPEQVMIVLPADHFIPDEARFADTLHMAKELAGSTDCLVTIGICPTRPETGYGYIRLGESYPGEWGKPVFWVKEFTEKPDLEKALTFLSTNQYLWNSGMFIWKVRVILKAIERYLPELFQGLKRIEAHLGSEREAQILAQEFPRLPRISIDYGVMEKADKVLVIPGDFAWDDLGTWTALERVCELDGQGNLLQAQAVLMDTEGSVIRAQKEDKLVVAFGVKNALIIDTEDVLLVADKSRAPQLKEVILELKRRGLEQYLTSKTTSSGERARPQDLGLAFLENGTFPHCPVQEKPWGREVWWSVTEKYVGKVIYVRGGHSLSRQYHRLKQETMMFLSGEGILELGEEKISIYPGLIVDILPGTIHRVSATTDITFLEVSTPELDDVVRLQDEYGRVG
- a CDS encoding glycosyltransferase family 4 protein, translating into MSKKLSVLLLDGLCMSPWYDFYLYKALCAYANVILGCITFHLDKDFFKKNNVKNYPGPLDIVARLGIRGKLTRQLLKAFEYYFNLIFWVIRFCLRPMDIVHIQWLPLITVLPFELWFIKVLKKRGIKIVYTVHNVLPHDTSLKYREVFKRVYHEVDALICHTEQARKELISGFNVPEQKIWVIPHGPLFHDRPKIEQEEAKARLNLAGKNVVLHFGSLRPYKGTEFLLQAWEWVAKAHPKAILLLAGHGEPSYLEEIRRLIARLEIQKQVRCDFRYIPDEELPVYYQAADIVVYPYRDITQSGALLTGMAFGKAIVATAVGGFKETIISGKTGLLVSYGDVRGLANALNELIDNPVKREQLGREVSFYLKQHYSWEAIAKKTLDCYECILREKT
- a CDS encoding transposase, with the translated sequence MAIIPQQRLFGWREIENLGELERLRLVLEYMPDEELMVELEKERANGRDDYPIRAVWNSVLAGIVYQHPSIESLRRELWRNAQLRELCGFDLTKGEKAVPPSWVYSRFLGKLLKKEEKVEEIFYRLVEELREELPGFGEVAAIDGKALASLSRGRKKEKVGELRPDGRREQDADWGCKVYRGKREDGSQWEKVVKWFGFRLHLIVDALYELPLGFKVTKASASEVKEAPKLLERVKEKAPGTFERIKYLTADKAYDSTELIIELWEEYQIKPVIDIRNQWKDGEETKLIAGQESVVYDYKGKVYCYCPETGIKREMAYGGFEKDRETLKYRCPARHYGLRCKGIDKCPVKSSIRIPLKEDRRVFTPLARSSYRWEELYKKRTAVERVNSRLDQSFGFEQHFIRGLKKMSLTCALALAVMLAMALGRIREKKGENLRSLVKAA